The window TGAGCGGGTCAGCGAGGTCCTGCGGCTGGCCCAGGAGCCGGTGTCCCTCCACGCCCCGGTGGGGGAGGAGGACGACGTGGCCCTCGGCGACCTGATCGAGGACGGCGACGCGACGAGCCCCGTCGAGTCGGCGGCCTTCCTGCTCCTGCGCGAGCACCTGGAGGCGGTCCTGTCCACGCTCGGCGAGCGCGAGCGCAAGGTGGTGCAGCTGCGGTACGGGCTGGCGGACGGCCGCCCCCGCACGCTGGAGGAGATAGGGCGGATCTTCGGCGTGACGCGCGAACGCATCCGCCAGATCGAGTCCAAGACCCTCAACAAACTCCGCGACCACGCGTTCGCGGACCAGCTGCGGGGTTACCTGGACTAGCGGGCGTTCCCGGGGGCCTCCGCCCCCGGACCCCCGGTCCTCGGACGCCGGACGGGCTGGGAACTCAGCCCGTCCGGCGTCCGAGGACGAGAAACTCCCTCAGTCCACCTCCACCGCCGCCTGGGCGAACTGCGCCTGGTAGAGGCGCGCGTACGCACCGCCCGCCGCCAGCAGCTCCCCGTGCGCCCCCTGCTCCACGATCGCCCCGTCCTCCATCACCAGAATCGTGTCGGCATCCCGGATCGTCGACAGACGATGCGCGATGACGAACGACGTCCTCCCGTGCGCGAGCTTCGCCATGGCCTTCTGGATGAGCACCTCGGTCCGGGTGTCCACGGAACTCGTCGCCTCGTCCAGCACCAGGATCACCGGATCGGACAGGAACGCCCGGGCGATCGTGATGAGCTGCTTCTCACCCGCGCTGACCCCCGACCCCTCGTCGTCGATGACGGTGTCGTACCCGTCGGGCAGCGTACGGACGAACCGGTCGGCGTGCGCGGCCCGCGCCGCCTCCTCGATCTCCCCCCGGGTGACCTCCCGGGAGGCCCCGTACGCGATGTTCTCCGCGATCGTCCCTCCGAACAGCCACGTGTCCTGCAGCACCATGCCGATACCGGCCCGCAGTTCGTCCCGGGACATCCCGGCGACGTCGACGCCGTCGAGGGTGATCCGCCCGCCCGTCGTCTCGTAGAACCGCATCAGCAGGTTCACCAGCGTCGTCTTGCCGGCGCCCGTCGGCCCCACGATCGCCACGGTGTGCCCCGGCTCCACCTTCAGCGAGAGGTCCTCGATGAGCGGCTTCTCCGGGTCGTACCGGAAGGAGACCCCCTCCAGCGCCACCCGGCCCCGGAGCTCCTCGGGACGCACGCCGGTCACCGGGTCGGCCTTCTGTTCCTCCGCGTCCAGCAGCTCGAAGACCCGCTCCGCCGACGCGACCCCGGACTGCACGAGGTTCGCCATGGACGCGACCTGCGTGAGCGGCATGGAGAACTGCCGGGAGTACTGGATGAAGGCCTGCACGTCACCGATGGACAGCGAGCCGGACGCGACCCGCAGACCGCCGACCACCGCCACCAGCACGTAGTTGAGGTTCGACACGAACATCATCAGCGGCTGCATGACCCCGCTGTTGAACTGCGCCCGGAACCCGGCCTCGTAGAGCTGGTCGTTCTCCTCGGCGAACCGCGCCGCCGACTCGTCCTGCCGCCCGAAGACCTTCACCAGGGTGTGCCCGGTGTACATCTCCTCGATGTGGGCGTTCAGTTTGCCGGTGGTCCGCCACTGCTGCACGAAGTGCGGCTGCGACCGCTTGCCCACCCGGGTGGCGACGAAGAACGACAGCGGCACGGTGACCAGCGCGACGAGCGCGAGGAGCGGAGAGACCCAGAACATCATCGCGAGCACCCCGATGATGGTCAGCAGCGAGTTGATCAGCTGGCCCATCGACTGCTGGAGGGTCTGCCCGATGTTGTCGATGTCGTTCGTGGCGCGGCTGAGCACCTCACCGCGCTGCCGCTTGTCGAAGTACGAGAGCGGCAGCCGCGACAGCTTCGTCTGGACGTCCTCGCGCATCTTGTACATGGTCAGGTTGACGGCCCGGTTCACCAGCCGCGTCGCCACGGTCATCAGCAGCCCGGCCACCAGGAACGCCACGAGCGCGATCCCCAGCACCTCGCCGACCGCCCCGAAGTCGATGCCCTCGCCCGGTGTGAAGTCGGTCCCGGAGAGCATGTCGGCCGTACCGCCGTCGCCGCGCTCCCGCATCGCCGCGAGGGCCTCGGCCTTCGTCTGCCCGGCGGGCATGTCCCGCCCGACGATCCCCGCGAAGACCAGGTCGGTGGCCCGGCCCAGGATCTTCGGGCCCACGACCGACAGGCCCACGCTGAGGACCACGGCGGCCAGCATCACGTACAACGTGGTGCGCTCCGGCCTGAACTGCGCCAGCAGCCGCTTCCCGGACCCCTTGAAATCCATCGAGTGCTGGTCGGGACCGCCTCCGGCCATCATCCGCCCCATGGGCCCGGCCATCAGGCTGCCTCCGCTTCCGTCAGCTGGGAGAGCACGATCTCCCGGTAGGTCTCGTTGTCCGCCATCAGCTCGTGATGGCGGCCGGTCCCGACGACCCGGCCCTCGTCGAGGACCACGATCCGGTCGGCGTCCCTGATGGTCGACACCCGCTGGGCGACGATCACGACGGTCGCCTCCGCGGTCTCCCGCGCGAGCGCCGTACGCAGCGCCGCGTCCGTCGCGTAGTCGAGCGCGGAGAAGGAGTCGTCGAACAGATAGATCTCGGGACGCTGCACGAGGGTCCGGGCGATGGCGAGCCGCTGCCGCTGACCGCCCGACACGTTCGTCCCGCCCTGCGCGATCGGGGCGTCCAGACCGTTCTCCAGCCCTTCGACGAACCCCTTGGCCTGCGCCACCTCCAGCGCGTGCCACAGCTCCTCGTCCGTCGCGTCCGGATTCCCGTACCGCAGGTTGGTGGCCACGGTGCCCGCGAACAGATACGGCTTCTGCGGTACGAGGCCCACCGTGCGCGCCAGCAGCCGCGGCTCGACCGTCCGTACGTCGACGCCGTCCACCAGCACCTGACCGTCGGTGGCGTCGAACAGCCGGGGGACCAGCCCGAGCAGGGTCGACTTGCCGCTGCCCGTCGAACCGATGACGGCGGTCGTCTCACCCGGCAGCGCCACCAGGTCGACGGCCCTCAGCACCGGCTCCTCGGCGCCCGGGAAGCGGAACCCGGCCCCGCGGACCTCCAGATGACCGTGCCGCCGCAGCTCCAGCACGGGCGCCTTCGGCGGCACCACACTGCTGGAGGTGTCCAGGACCTCCTGGATGCGCTCGGCGCAGACCTCCGCGCGCGGCACCATCATGAACATGAAGGTGGCCATCATCACGGACATCACGATCTGCATGAGATAGGCGAGGAACGCGGTCAGGGCGCCGATCTCCATGCCGCCGCTGTCGATCCGGTGGGCACCGAACCACACCACCGCGATCGACGAGACGTTCACCACTGTCATGACGATGGGGAACATCAGCGCCAGCATCCGCCCGGTCCCCAGCGACACCTCGGTGAGGTCGGCGTTCGCCTTCCGGAAGCGCTCCTCCTCGTACGCGTCCCGCACGAAGGCCCGGATGACGCGGTTTCCGGTGATCTGCTCGCGCAGCACCCGGTTCACCGTGTCGAGCCGCACCTGCATGGTGCGAAACAGCGGCCGCAGCCGGCGCACGATGAGACTGACGGAGATCCCGAGCACCGGCACCACGGCCAGCAGCACCCCCGACAGCGGAACGTCCAGGCCGAGCGCCAGCACGATCCCGCCCACGCACATGATCGGCGCCGACACCAGCAGGGTGAACGTCATCAGCGCGAGCATCTGCACCTGCTGCACGTCGTTCGTCGTGCGGGTGATCAGGGACGGCGCCCCGAAGTGGCCGACCTCACGCGCGGAGAACGACTGCACCCGGTCGAAGACCCCGGCCCGGATGTCCCGGCCGACCGCCGCGGCCGTGCGGGCGCCGTAGTAGACGGCACCGATGTTGCAGACGACCTGCGCCAGCGAGATGCCGATCATCAGGGCACCGAAGGACAGGATGTAGCCCGTGTCCCCCGTCACGACACCGTTGTCGATGATGTCGGCGTTCAGCGTGGGCAGGTAGAGCGTGGCGCAGGTCTGCAGGAACTGCAGCAGTACGAGCAGGCCGATGGGTTTCTTGTAGGGCGTGAGATAGGTACGCAGGAGTCGTATGAGCACGCTGGGTCTCTCGGGGTCGGCGGCGGGGCGGTTGGTTGCCCTTGGCCCCTATCGTCGAACACTCCACCCGTGTTACCTCAACTGATTAACCCAAGAGAGGTCCAAGAGGGGACCACGTGCCGGCCCGGAGCCGTAGGCCGACCGAGTGGCCGGGACCCTCGGAGGGCTCAGGACCGGAAGGCCCCCGGGTGGGTCTGGTCCCGCACCGAGACGTACTGCTGCCGCACGGCCTGCCCCACCGCCAGCTCCTCGCCGGGCTCCAGGACCTGCGCGGCCGCCCCCTGCCAGACCGGGGGCAGACCCGGCTGGATCGTGCCCTGCTGGACACCGAGCGCCCAGGCCGCCTGCCGGGCCGCGCCGATCGCCGCGTAGTCCGCGGGCTGCGGCACCACGATCTGCGTACCGAGCAGCGCAGGCGCGCACGCCTGCACCGCGCTCAGCTCGGCGGCCTGGCCCAGCAGGAAGATCCGCCGCACCTCCACACCCCGCTTGCGCAGCACGTCCAGGGCGTCCGCGAGCCCGCACAGCATGCCCTCGAAGGCGGCCCGCGCCAGATGCTCGGGCTTCATCGACTCCCGCCGCAGCCCGGCCAGCGTCCCCGCGGTGTGCGGCAGGTTGGGCGTCCGCTCGCCCTCCAGATACGGCAGCATCACGAGCCCGTGGGAGCCCGGGGTGGACTTCATCGCGAGGTCCGACAGGGCCTCCAGATCGGGTACGCCGAGCAGTTCGGCGGCCCCGCGCAGTGCCCGTACGGCGTTGAGGGTGGTGACGACCGGCAGGTGCATCCCGGTCGCGTCCGCGAGCGAGGTGATCATCCCGGAGGAGTCGACCAGCGCCTCCTGGTGAACGGCCATCACGGAACCGGAGGCGCCGAGCGACACCACCGCGTCCCCGAGGCCGATGCCCAGGCCGAAGGCCGCCGCCATCGTCTCGCCCGTGCCGGCGGAGATCAGCAGCCCCTCGGGCGTCGTCCCCGCCGCCTCCCACGGTCCGAGCACATCGGGCAGCAACGCCTGGTGGCCGAGCGCCAGCTCCACGAGATCGGGCCGGTACGCACCGGTGGCCGCCGACCAGTAGCCGGTGCCGGAGGCTCCGCCCCGGTCCGTGGTCCGGCGCGCCGGACGGCCGAGCAGCTGCCACACCAGCCAGTCGTGCGCCTGGAGCAGCACCGTGGTGCGCATGGCCGCCTCGGGTTCGTTCTTCGCGAGCCAGCGCAGCTTCGTCACGGGCTGCGCCGCCTGCGGCACGCACCCCACGGCCTGCGCCCAGGCCTCCCGCCCGCCGAGCGCGTCGACGAGGTCGGCGGCGGCGACCTGCGCCCGCTTGTCCCCGCCGACCATCGCCGGGCGGATCGTGTTGCCCTGGGCGTCCACCGGGACGAGCCCGTTCTGCTGCGCGGACACACCGATGGCCTGCACGCCCTCCAGGAGCCCGCCGCCCGCGGCCTCGCCCAGGGACAGCAGCCAGGCCTGCGGGTCGACGTCCGAGGGCCGCCCGCCGTCCGCCGAGCCGTCCAGCGGATGCGGGGCATACCCCTGCCTGAGCACGGCTCCGCTGTCCGCGTCACAGACGACGATGCGTGTGAAATCGGGCGAACTGTCCAGCCCGGCGACTATCCCCATGGCGGAAATTCTGCCGTACGACCGGAGCCGGCCGTACCGGCGCGGCGGAGGCTCTCGTACCGGTTACGTGTTGCTGGTGCCCCAGTCGTCCTCGGTACGGGTGCCGTTCGGGCTGCGCTCGCGCAGGGAGCGGACCCTCTCGGTGACCGAGTCGGGGACCTTGTCACCGACTTTCTCACTCACCACGTGGTACGCCTTCCCGGCGAACTGCCGCCCCTGCTGGGCCGCGGACTCGGCGGTGTTGCGCACCGCCGGATTCTGCGCGACCTGCTGGGCGGTCTTCCTCAGCTGCTCGTACCGCTCGCGCCCGGCACGTGAGCCGAGCACGTATCCCAGGGTCAGTCCGACGACGAACGTGAGCCGGTAGCGCATGGGGGCCACCCTTCCTCTTGTGAGTCGGTCATTGCGGCGGCGTCGGTCGCAGGCGGGTTACCGATTGGCG of the Streptomyces aurantiacus genome contains:
- a CDS encoding FGGY family carbohydrate kinase produces the protein MGIVAGLDSSPDFTRIVVCDADSGAVLRQGYAPHPLDGSADGGRPSDVDPQAWLLSLGEAAGGGLLEGVQAIGVSAQQNGLVPVDAQGNTIRPAMVGGDKRAQVAAADLVDALGGREAWAQAVGCVPQAAQPVTKLRWLAKNEPEAAMRTTVLLQAHDWLVWQLLGRPARRTTDRGGASGTGYWSAATGAYRPDLVELALGHQALLPDVLGPWEAAGTTPEGLLISAGTGETMAAAFGLGIGLGDAVVSLGASGSVMAVHQEALVDSSGMITSLADATGMHLPVVTTLNAVRALRGAAELLGVPDLEALSDLAMKSTPGSHGLVMLPYLEGERTPNLPHTAGTLAGLRRESMKPEHLARAAFEGMLCGLADALDVLRKRGVEVRRIFLLGQAAELSAVQACAPALLGTQIVVPQPADYAAIGAARQAAWALGVQQGTIQPGLPPVWQGAAAQVLEPGEELAVGQAVRQQYVSVRDQTHPGAFRS
- a CDS encoding ABC transporter ATP-binding protein, whose protein sequence is MAGPMGRMMAGGGPDQHSMDFKGSGKRLLAQFRPERTTLYVMLAAVVLSVGLSVVGPKILGRATDLVFAGIVGRDMPAGQTKAEALAAMRERGDGGTADMLSGTDFTPGEGIDFGAVGEVLGIALVAFLVAGLLMTVATRLVNRAVNLTMYKMREDVQTKLSRLPLSYFDKRQRGEVLSRATNDIDNIGQTLQQSMGQLINSLLTIIGVLAMMFWVSPLLALVALVTVPLSFFVATRVGKRSQPHFVQQWRTTGKLNAHIEEMYTGHTLVKVFGRQDESAARFAEENDQLYEAGFRAQFNSGVMQPLMMFVSNLNYVLVAVVGGLRVASGSLSIGDVQAFIQYSRQFSMPLTQVASMANLVQSGVASAERVFELLDAEEQKADPVTGVRPEELRGRVALEGVSFRYDPEKPLIEDLSLKVEPGHTVAIVGPTGAGKTTLVNLLMRFYETTGGRITLDGVDVAGMSRDELRAGIGMVLQDTWLFGGTIAENIAYGASREVTRGEIEEAARAAHADRFVRTLPDGYDTVIDDEGSGVSAGEKQLITIARAFLSDPVILVLDEATSSVDTRTEVLIQKAMAKLAHGRTSFVIAHRLSTIRDADTILVMEDGAIVEQGAHGELLAAGGAYARLYQAQFAQAAVEVD
- a CDS encoding YtxH domain-containing protein, with product MRYRLTFVVGLTLGYVLGSRAGRERYEQLRKTAQQVAQNPAVRNTAESAAQQGRQFAGKAYHVVSEKVGDKVPDSVTERVRSLRERSPNGTRTEDDWGTSNT
- a CDS encoding ABC transporter ATP-binding protein translates to MLIRLLRTYLTPYKKPIGLLVLLQFLQTCATLYLPTLNADIIDNGVVTGDTGYILSFGALMIGISLAQVVCNIGAVYYGARTAAAVGRDIRAGVFDRVQSFSAREVGHFGAPSLITRTTNDVQQVQMLALMTFTLLVSAPIMCVGGIVLALGLDVPLSGVLLAVVPVLGISVSLIVRRLRPLFRTMQVRLDTVNRVLREQITGNRVIRAFVRDAYEEERFRKANADLTEVSLGTGRMLALMFPIVMTVVNVSSIAVVWFGAHRIDSGGMEIGALTAFLAYLMQIVMSVMMATFMFMMVPRAEVCAERIQEVLDTSSSVVPPKAPVLELRRHGHLEVRGAGFRFPGAEEPVLRAVDLVALPGETTAVIGSTGSGKSTLLGLVPRLFDATDGQVLVDGVDVRTVEPRLLARTVGLVPQKPYLFAGTVATNLRYGNPDATDEELWHALEVAQAKGFVEGLENGLDAPIAQGGTNVSGGQRQRLAIARTLVQRPEIYLFDDSFSALDYATDAALRTALARETAEATVVIVAQRVSTIRDADRIVVLDEGRVVGTGRHHELMADNETYREIVLSQLTEAEAA